DNA from Arthrobacter sp. SLBN-112:
CGAGAAACGTCATCAGCTTTGCGGTTTATCCACATAGGGGATGAAGCTGATGCCCCGCGGTGGGCCCGGCGGCTAGCGTGTGGCTATACCCACCGAAGGATCAACAACCCATGACGCTGAATTGCACGCTGGTTGGCGGACCTGGAACGTCACGGCCCCAGCCGCCCGTGGAACTTTTCATAGACGCTCCGGCCGGCACCGCAGGCGACATCATTCATGAGCAGTTGGTCCAGAACTTCGGGACGGGGGCCGTGACCGTGGCCGGAAGGGACCTGTGCTCCCTGGTCCTCGGTGTGCCGCCACTCGTGGAGGCGGCGATCCTTGTCGACGGCGGCCCCACCCCATCGGACCGGCGGCTCCGGCGCCAGTCAAGTGCTGATGCCGCCCCTCCCATGGTCCTCGCCATCGACAGTGGGGCAGCGGCGGGAACTGTCGTGCCGTTACGGCGTGGCGCCTACACCATCGGCCGAAGTGGCACACGGATTGTCATCCCTGATCCGGAGCTGTCCCGCGAACACGCACGTCTTGTTGTCAGTGACACGAAAATCATGTTGGTTGACCTGGACAGTGCCAACGGCACGTACGTCGACGGTGAAAAGATACGGAGCACTATTATCTCGACGGACTCAGCCATCAGGTGTGGCCAGTCAAACATGTCGCTGATATTCGCAGATGTGCCGGGGAAAGTCCTGGCGGATGCCGGAAAGTCGGTGGCTGAGCCGATCGTGGTTCCCGGCCGTCCTGACACAGGAAATCGAACCCTGGTCCTTCTAACCGCAGTCCTCCCACTGGCCCTGGGGGTGCTGCTGGCCGTTCTCACAGGAATGTGGATGTTCCTTGCTTTTTCGGCGGCTTCGGTATTTGCGGCCCTGGTGCCCGCTGTGAGCGGGCGGCGGCAGAGGCGGGAACTGACAGCCGCTGTGACGTCAGCTGTTGCGGAAGACAGGGAACGGCGACGGCGATCTGCCCCTCCGCTGTCCATCGTCGCCTTGGCAGCCCAGAAGGCTAAAGGAATGTCCAGTCCGGGCTCCTCCGGCCACGAAGTATGGTTGCGGCTGGGCCAGGGAGAACAGCCGGCCAATATCAAAGTTGAACCGTCCGGGCCGGCCGGGACAGTTCCAACGGCGGGAACCGTCCCAGTCGTGCTCGACCCTGGCCGCCCGCTCACCATCCTTGGGGGCCCCAATTTTGCCATCGATGGCGCCCTCCGGTCCTGTCTGATGCAACTGGCGGGCTACCCGCGCGCGGACAAAATGCAGGTCCTTGTCTACGGCCCGCCGGGAGCGATCCCCCTCGCAGCCCGGTATCTACCCAGAGTGACGCTGGCTGCCACGCTGGATGCCGCCTTCCACGTCCTGAACCGCTGCGATCAACAGGGCTGCGAGCGCGGAGTCCTGTTGATTTTAGGGGACAGCGCTGCCGCTGCGGCCGAACACGCGGTGCGTGAAGCAGCGCTCCAGCGGGGGTGGCAGGTTCTTCACTTCCTGCCTGAAGACGGGGAATGGCCCGCACCGGATGTCTTCCTGTCCGAGCGCAGGTCAACCCTGGTGCAGAACCGCCGGGAGATTGTTTTTGTCCCGGACCTGGTGCCGGCCCAAGTGTTCACCGCTTTCTGCCGGCACCTGGCAGGTTCCCGGCACCAGGGCGAAGAACAGGTAAGGAGCGTTCCCGCTTCGTGCAGTCTTCACGAAGTCCTGCCCCTGACGCTCCCGGCCACCGCTGACCGATGGAACTCCAGCGTGAAGATTGAGGGGCTGCCCGTTCCCGTGGGGGTGAGCACGTCAGGAACAAAGGTCCTGGACCTGCTCGCGGACGGCCCGCATCTGCTGGTGGCGGGCACAACAGGCTCAGGGAAGTCGGAACTGCTCCGGAGCCTGACCCTCGCGCTCGCCCTGACATATCCGCCGGACCGGGTCAACTTCTACTTCATCGACTTCAAGGGCGGTTCAGGTCTTGGTCCGCTCAGCAGCCTGGTTCATTGCGTCGGACTGCAAACAGATCTTTCCACCTCCGAAATGGATCGAACACTGAGGTCGCTTCGTGCCGAAGTGCAACTCCGGGAGCGCTGCCTCGCCGCGGCCCGCGTTCCTGACCTCTCCACATACCGCTCCACAGCGGCGGCCGAGGATTTTGTTCTCCCCCACTTGGTCATCGTGATCGATGAGTTCAGGATGCTGGTCGACGATTCGCCGGAGGTTCTTCGTGAGCTGCTGCGGATAGCGTCAATTGGCCGGTCCCTGGGCATCCACTTGATCATGGCGACGCAGAGACCGCAGGGAGCATTAACAGCTGACATCCGCGCAAACGTCACCTCGAGCATCGCCCTCCGCGTGCAGTCCGACATGGAATCAGTGGATATCGTCAACTCCAGGGACGCCGCGGCCATCAGCGTTGAGACTCCCGGCCGCGCCTTCCTGGCGCGCGGAACGCAAGCGGCCGGGGAGTTCCAGGCGGCGTCCCTGTCGTCCGCTTCCGGAGGCAAACAGCCAAGCGCCGTTACGGTCCACCGGACAACTGATTATCTTGCCCGCCAGGCAGCCGGGCCAGGCCGCGGTCGAGCCTCCGCAGCCACCCCTGCGCAGGCAGTGGAACCGCTGGCAGCCCTGGTGAGGAGCCTGTGCGCTGCGCAGCAGAAGCCGGTGCCGAGAAGGCCGGTGGCTCCTCCGCTGCCGGACGCACTGGAAGAGCCCTCAGGGGACGGGCCAACGATGAATCCAGGAAGCCCGCCGCCCCTGTCCCTGGAACCCGAAACGCCGGCGGGGCAGGTGCGCCTTGGCCTGATGGACGTGCCCGAGAAACAAAAGCTTGAGCCCCTTGTTTGGAGCCCTGCCAGCCACGGCCACGCAGCATTCATTGGCAGCCCTGCATCCGGAGCCGGATCGGCCCTGGAAGTGGCCGTCATTAAACTGATGGCCGGCACCGACGAGACGCACTTCTATTTCCTGGACGCCGCTGGGAGTTTTTGCCCGGTGGCAGGTGAAGCCCGGGTGGGCGCGCATGCCGGACTCCACGACCTACGGCGCGGAGTCCGTATTCTGGAGCGGCTTGTCCGTGAGCTGGGGCAGCGGCTGGGCCAGCCCGTCTCCAGGCAGGTACCGCTCGTCCTCGTAATCGTCGGCTGGGG
Protein-coding regions in this window:
- a CDS encoding FtsK/SpoIIIE domain-containing protein, which produces MTLNCTLVGGPGTSRPQPPVELFIDAPAGTAGDIIHEQLVQNFGTGAVTVAGRDLCSLVLGVPPLVEAAILVDGGPTPSDRRLRRQSSADAAPPMVLAIDSGAAAGTVVPLRRGAYTIGRSGTRIVIPDPELSREHARLVVSDTKIMLVDLDSANGTYVDGEKIRSTIISTDSAIRCGQSNMSLIFADVPGKVLADAGKSVAEPIVVPGRPDTGNRTLVLLTAVLPLALGVLLAVLTGMWMFLAFSAASVFAALVPAVSGRRQRRELTAAVTSAVAEDRERRRRSAPPLSIVALAAQKAKGMSSPGSSGHEVWLRLGQGEQPANIKVEPSGPAGTVPTAGTVPVVLDPGRPLTILGGPNFAIDGALRSCLMQLAGYPRADKMQVLVYGPPGAIPLAARYLPRVTLAATLDAAFHVLNRCDQQGCERGVLLILGDSAAAAAEHAVREAALQRGWQVLHFLPEDGEWPAPDVFLSERRSTLVQNRREIVFVPDLVPAQVFTAFCRHLAGSRHQGEEQVRSVPASCSLHEVLPLTLPATADRWNSSVKIEGLPVPVGVSTSGTKVLDLLADGPHLLVAGTTGSGKSELLRSLTLALALTYPPDRVNFYFIDFKGGSGLGPLSSLVHCVGLQTDLSTSEMDRTLRSLRAEVQLRERCLAAARVPDLSTYRSTAAAEDFVLPHLVIVIDEFRMLVDDSPEVLRELLRIASIGRSLGIHLIMATQRPQGALTADIRANVTSSIALRVQSDMESVDIVNSRDAAAISVETPGRAFLARGTQAAGEFQAASLSSASGGKQPSAVTVHRTTDYLARQAAGPGRGRASAATPAQAVEPLAALVRSLCAAQQKPVPRRPVAPPLPDALEEPSGDGPTMNPGSPPPLSLEPETPAGQVRLGLMDVPEKQKLEPLVWSPASHGHAAFIGSPASGAGSALEVAVIKLMAGTDETHFYFLDAAGSFCPVAGEARVGAHAGLHDLRRGVRILERLVRELGQRLGQPVSRQVPLVLVIVGWGSWVSAFRSGPLAWAEDLVQDLVRDGARAGITILVHGERELVTARFFGAISNRFFFPAGSSDESRAMWPRVPAMPAVRGRAAAFGPAAGGGPVVCQFYRKPVPCPAPAGSGSQYRPGASPPFRVEPLPAKITVGQVAAFMEEAGLRHAAVQCVPGKDGAVGARRSELPEPHRRQNDVFLGVAGDEPAPVSLRLPSAGVTAVLGNPGSGKSNTLLALAALNPAQQWRTSPMAAEAGGDFWKNLLAEAEGGGLPRKTVLLVDDVDQLALPALRALEQLNALGHCLIVTAAYSPMLFQRVPLVMNARAAGAGLLLGPRSMADGDLFGVRFDVEDNPPPGRGVLISGGRSCPLQVAWSGASA